CGTCTTACCTGTTCTGTTAGATCTGGGGAGGGCGGGGTTTGCAgtcagttatatttatttactgagtATCCTGCACACAAGCACTTCAGGTGGCTGCCGTGTACTAAATAAATCCTGAAGCCCACCTCACCACATTTTTAGCATTTCCACATTGCAACACAACAGCGCACCACATACAAGAGACCCTTGTACAAAGACTAAAAGCATTGGGTGGGGGGACTAGGATCCTGTTTCTCACTCAGTCTTCCTTAGTTTAAGTGCTATATCTCCCCCACAAGGCGGTGGCATATTCCCCTCCGCCACAACTCTATAAATTCCTGAGCAGCAAGCtgttagtcaagtcaagtcaagtcaagtctgctttattgtccgttcttccacatgtacagtacatacagtacatacagagaatcgaaattgcgttactctcagacccccggtgcatacagataacactaacaatagagcctaaaaatctagatcaaatataaaatataagatataacttaTACAATaatggaatgtaaaaaagacataataaaaaaaaaaataataataaagttaaataaaagcagcgcaaggcacatggcagatagagtgcaaaccagtgaacaaacagtgcagataaaaagattacAGCTTGTAtttcatgtatatgtatgtatatgtgtatgtgtatttcaGCTGCTGAACCCAGAGGATGATTTACACCCCGGTAAGATCAGAGACTCGAACCGCTCGACGCTGCTGGCCACCATACAGGAGCACGGATACCCCACCATCAACCTGGGCATCGTGGGAGACAAGTGAGCAGCTTCCAGCCTTTAGACAGAAATATCAGTAATTGTGTGTAAAATTTAGACTACATAACAATGGGAAAAAATCTTTCtgattaatgaatgtttttgtcatatgtagttatagtttttttgttttgtttttgttttaaatccaaGCATATTTTACCAACAGGAGTACATATAACCAAACTTGTCAGGCATAAACAGAAAGGGAAAAAATACTGGAAAACATTGTACATGTCAAACATTCGCATAGGATTTAGGTTTACatttaatgtctattttaaattgttcaaaacaagtttttcttagttttgttttaaaacatttgactTGAGTAATGAGCAAACATCAAAACTGCATCAAAGTTCAAC
The sequence above is drawn from the Cyprinus carpio isolate SPL01 chromosome B20, ASM1834038v1, whole genome shotgun sequence genome and encodes:
- the LOC122141064 gene encoding gephyrin-like, with product MADRVQTSEQTVQIKRLQLVFHVYVCICVCVFQLLNPEDDLHPGKIRDSNRSTLLATIQEHGYPTINLGIVGDNPDDLLNALNEGISRADVIITSGGVSMGEKVQELMHVLHEFS